CAGCTCCGGCACGGCGCGGGTACATTCGCCTTAAGCCGATGCTTGATCGCATCGCAGCCACACTACTGGGCGCGCTTGGCCTGCGCCTGATCCTGGAGAAATAGTGTTTTGGTCAGTAGGTAGGGACTGCGCTGTCTACCTCTTTCGACCAGGCGTCGATGCCGCCCGTAACATTGTAGACCTTCGTGAAGCCCTGTTTGCGGAAATGTTCTGCGGTTCCCGCGCTCGAGCGGCCGTGGTGGCACAGGAAGGCGATCGGGGTGTCTTTCGGCAGCGCGTTAATCGTCTGCATTTCCTCGCGGGTCAGCGCCGTCGTAAACGGCAGTGACACCTGCTCCTGCTCGCTGGCCGGACGCACGTCATACACCGTCGGCGCGTTACCCGCGTCAACCAGCGCTTTGAGGTCGGTGACCGACAGCGCCAGCACCGGCGGCGGCGCCTCGGGCAGGTCAATGGTCAGGCCCGTGCCCTGCATGGTGTCCTCGAAGTCGATCTTGGCACCCTTGGCACGCTGCGCCGTGTTGATGTCCATGTGGAAGGTGATGCCGCCCGCTTCGCTGCGGATCTCATCACCGGACGCCGGCTCAAGCGAAAACTGACAGCGCCAATATTCGTCGATTTTGAAGTGAAGATCAGCGCCCGGCTGACTCTCCATGCCCTGTCGGATCGCCTCAGCGGCTTTTTCGCTGATGTGCAGTTCAGGCGGCGTGCGATCTGGCGGCTCTTTGCCCAGCATCTGGTGCAGCTCGCCGGAGTTGAACATCTGCGACACGATGTCGCTCCCGCCGACTAGCTCGCGGTCGATGTACAGCTGGGGAATGGTTGGCCAGTCGCTATACGACTTGATGGCCTCTCGCACCTCATTGTCCTCAAGCACGTTGAACGTCGCGTAGCCGTCGTCCACCAGCGAATTGAGAATGCCGGAAGCGGTGGCTGAGAAGCCGCACTGGGGCGCCTGGGGTGTGCCTTTCATAAAGAGCACGACGCGGTTTTCGTTGAGCAGCGACTCGATCGTCGCAACGGGATCCTGATTCATGTTTCGAAATTCCTGAATTTGAGCCTTAGTCTGGGCTGTCTCGCGTCAGCCGCGCTAGGGTTGTCGGCAGCTGCCGTGCGGTGGAGCGGGCCTTGCGCTGACGGCACCCTCCGGCAGTCGTCCTCGATAGCGTATGGCGGAATCGGGTTTGCAAAACCAACCGCCTTCGTTGTGCTCGGGCAACGCCCACCGCGAACAGCCCGCCAAAGCGGTCGAGGTCAGCAGCAAAACGAACGCCAAAAGCCTGGAATACGTCATGGGCCCAATATACAAGATTTCAAGGTGCCTCAGCGCCCTCGCCGCCCGGCCCTGTGTCCGCCGGTTCTGCCACCGCCGGTCGACCTCGGCGCAGGGCTGGTACATCGACGTTCATGGCGCGTAGCCGGCTGTTGAGGGTGGTGGGCTTAATACCGAGCAGCTTCGCCGCTCCGGCAGGGCCAGAGACACGCCAGCTTGCAGCCTTCAGGGCCGCCACCAGATTCGCTCGCTCGAGCTCTCGCATTTCGGCCTCGGTTCGGTAGCGCGGAGCCTCTTCGGGGCGGGGCGCCTCGGTTCGCACGGGCGTTGCCGTGGCGTCGGGAAGGTTCAGCTCAAGCTGGCGTCCGCGGGAAACGATGACAGCCCGTTCCAGCACATTCCGCAGCTCGCGCACGTTGCCGGGCCAGGGGTACGACATCAACCGCTGCATGTCTGCGTTTTTGACGGTCAGCGGCTCGCGCCCAAAGTCCGTCGCAATCTGCTGCAGGAAGTGGCTGGTGAGCTGCGGTATATCCTCCAGGCGGTCCCGCAGCGGTGGCACCTCCAAGGGGAAAACACTCAATCGATAATACAGATCCTCGCGGAAGCGGCCCTGCTGAACAGCCTGCTTCAGATCGTTGTTGGTTGCCGCCAATATCCGGACGTCCACTTTCTGAGTCGTATCCTCACCGACCCGCTGAAACTCACCGTCCTGCAGGACCCGCAGCAGCTTGGCCTGCAGCTCCAGCGGGATTTCGCCCAGCTCGTCCAGAAAGAGGGTTCCCTGATCCGCCAGCTGAAAACGCCCGGTTCGGTCCCGGTGGGCCCCGGTAAACGCGCCTTTCACGTGCCCAAAGAACTCGCTTTCAAACAGCTCTTTCGGCACCGAAGCACAGTTCACCTTTACCAGCGGCTGCTCCGCCCGGTCGCTGCGACGATGAATGGCGTGCGCCACCAGCTCCTTGCCGGTTCCCGATTCTCCGGTGATCAGCACGGCTGCCGGCGTTCGGGCTACGGCCTCGATGCCGTGCAGCAGACGCGACAGCGCGGGACTTGAACCCACAATCTGGCCGAAGTTCATGGCCACATGGGCCTCCTCACGAAGGTAGTCGCGCTCCTGCTCGAGCTGCGTGCGCAGACGCGCGTTCTCCTCCAGCGCCTTCTCGAGCCGGCGCCGTGATTCGTTGCGCTCGGTCATGTCCTTTGAGGCGACCAGCACCTGAAGCGGCGCGCCGCTCTCATCGCGATCGATGGCCGCGGAGGAGAGCACTTCAATCACCCGACCATCACGATGTTTCATCTGGCGGGGCACGTTGGTGTACTCGTCCAGCTCAACCAGCAGCTTGAGCCGGCCTTCGTTCAAATCCCGAACGGTGTCCTCGGTATAAAAATCGTGCAGCGGTTTGCCGATCACTTCCCGGCGCTGGTAGCCCAGGCGGCTGAGCCACTGATTGCTGACCTCCACGATGCGCCAGTTGTCATCAAAGGTGTGCAGCATCGTGGGCGAGGCCCGGTAGAGGCGCAGAAACCGCTCGTGCAGCGCCGCCTGATCACCGATTTCGGCGAATACCGAAAACACCTGGCGAAATCGGCCGTCCGGCCAGCGACGGGTGACGCTGGCTACCGCCACGGGTACTCCGCGTCCACCGCGTCGCTCGAGCGTAACGTGGACATCCTTTAACGTTCCGCTGCGATGGAGCTGGGGACGCAGCTCGGTCAGCACCCGGCGACGGCTCTCGGGTTTCAGCAGCGTTTCAACGCGACGACCGATCAGCGCCTCGACGCGGTAGTCCAGACGCTGTGCCAGCGCGGCGCTGGCGTTGATCACCCGGCCCTCCCTATCGGTGGTGACAGCCATCAGTGGCGCGTGCTGGAACATCCAGCTGGCAAAACCTTGCTTTTTCATCACGCCAGCATACGTAAATTTACGACAATTAGCTATTTTTAATAGCGTAATTTCGTTTTTTACGAAATATCGTGTGTTATTTTTTCGTGAAAAATTTTTAACTGACTGTTTTTAGGCGCTAATTTTTTTGGCACAGCCCTTGCTTATTAAACGTCGTAATTAACCAGGACATAAGGAAATGGATATGAACACGATTATGGCAATGCTGCTGCTCGCAGCCACCGGACCCAGCGAGATGGAACAGTCTATCCGCGAATCAGCGCTTTCTGAGATGGCGGTCATTTCCGCTGAAGCTCAGCGTCAGCTGGCTCAAGAAATGGCGGTCGAGGTTCGCCTCCAGCTCAAGGCGCACTTTGAAGAGAACGTCGCTGAAGCCCTCCTGCCGATTGAACCGCAGCTGCTGGCAGCAGAGCCTGCTAAAAAGAAGTAGTCAGTCCCAGCAAGACCGTGCGGCCTGCGCCAGGGAAGTAGCGCAGGTTGCCGAAGGCAAAGTCGGCCCGCTCCGCATAGCGGCGATTGGCTAGATTTTGCAGTCTGACCTGAACCTGCCAGCGCCTGCTGAACCCCTCCAGCTCGCGCTGCAGGTTCAGGTGCAGCAGGTGATGCCCTCCGTAGCGCTGGCTGTTGGCGGCGTCGAGGAAGTAACCGTCGAGCCCCACCCACTGCAGGCGGGCCTGAGTCCCCGCTACCTCCCCGCTCAGCGAGACCTGTGCCTGCCACGAGGGCGCGGTGTCGATTTCGTTGCCTGCGCTGATCACCTCGCCCCCGCCGGCATTCCGGCTGAATCCGTAGCGATGCCGCGCCAGGGTCAGGGCACCGTCTAGCCGCCATCGCTCACCGAGCCTGAGGGCCGTTTCGAGTTCGAGGCCAAGGTGGCGCGTCCGGCCGTCGCTCACATTAAAGCCTGCCGAATCACGGAAGATGAAATTCCGCTTGCTCATGTAGTAGGCGCCAAGCGCCAGGTAACCCCGCGAGCTGCTGTGACGATAGCCTGCTTCCGCCGTCGTCAGCTTTTCACTGTCCAGGTCTGCGACCGACTGCTGTCGCTGCAGTCGATAAAGCTCCGTCACCTGCGGTGCTCGAAAGCCTCGGCCAACACGAAGATAGAGCTGCTGACCGTCACCTAGGGCCCGCTGGACGCTCAGCCTGGGCGCCACATCCGTGAAACTGTCGCGCCGGTCTGCCGGCCGGTTGTAAAGGCAGCCGCCGAAGCCGCAGGCGCTGCCGTCGTCGCGCGTGTTGCCGTCGAGCGCGAGGTTGTCGTAGCGGTAGCGGCTTCGCTCACCCCGCAAACCCGCCTGCACCGTCCAGTCGCGCCAGCGCTGTGTCCATTGAACAAAAGCGGCAGCGGTGAGGGCTTTGGCGTCATAGCGGTAGTGAACACCCGGTGGCCGGGTCTCCTGGAGAAACTCGGAACCCTGCGTCAACCCGTCTTGTGTCTGACGCAGAAACGTATCAGCCCAGTCAACGTCGGCGCCGACCGTCAGCGTCCCTGCCGCCAACTCCCGCCGCGCCAGCCCGCGAAGGCCAAAGCTGTGCTGCCCGTTTTCCTCCAGCGGCTGGCCAGGCAAGAAGTGCTGCAGAAACGTCATCGACGAGTAGCGGGCAAAAGGCGTTAGCTGAATGTCCCACGGGCCGGCAGCGAAGCTTACCCGGCTGCTCAGCCGGGCCGACGAAGCGTCGCGAAAGGCTTCCGGGTTTACGTTGCTGCGGCGCAGTTCGGTGTCAGCGAACGCGTTGTTGCCGAAAATGAAGCCGGCCGTTTCCTGGTTCAGATTGCTGGCCGCAAGCAGCGAATCAACCGCCACCGACCGACCGCTCCAACGCCAGTTAACGGAGAGTTTTTGCTGGTCATACCCCTCAGCGTCACGAAAGCTGCCGGCGCTGGCGCCCGTGAGATCCGCCCGGACCGCATGATTGGACGCGCCGCCGGACCAGCTCGCGTCAACCCGCTCGTAGTCGTCAGACCCAAGCCACAGGGTGACGCTTGCGGGGCTGGTTGCCTCCGGCACCGGGTGTTGCAGGTTGATGGCGCCATGCAGCGCGTTGGAGCCATAAAGGACAGACGCCGGACCCCGTACCACCTCCACCGCGGCGTCAGCTTCGGTGTGGAGCTCAAACAGGTTGTTCACGTTGCAGATGCCGGGCGGCCTGATCGGCACACCGTTTTCCAGCAGCAGGAAAGCGCCGCACGCGCCGGCGCCCGTCAGGACCGGCGACCGAATGGCGGTCAGGTGCTCCTGCCCGCTACCGCGGCTTACCCAGGTTCCCGGCACCGCGTCGAACAATTCGTTCGGATGGGTTGCACCGGGCTCTGCCTGGCTGCTGCGCAGCACCGTCACCGCCTGCGGCGTGTCCAACAGCCGGTCAGGTCGCTGGGCGAGCACCCGAATGGTCGGCAGCTCGGGGTCTTGGGTCAGCGCCCCGAAAAGCAGCAGAGGAAAACTCAACATGCGGTGTCCTGTGGCGATCCATCAGCAAACGATGGACGGCTGCGGGCCATCCGCCGATCGCTGGTATGCGACCGCGCAGTGTAGCCGAACCGCTCGTGGTGACAACCGCCGCTTGAGCGAAGCGGCCATCAGATCTCGAATCAGTCGTTTGGACCCATCGCTCCTTGGCACGCGCGGCCGGGGCTTTCCTCAGGGAACCACCTTGAGCGTCGGATCGCCGAGCAGCGCCCAGTTGATGATCAC
The sequence above is drawn from the Pseudomonadota bacterium genome and encodes:
- the grxD gene encoding Grx4 family monothiol glutaredoxin, which gives rise to MNQDPVATIESLLNENRVVLFMKGTPQAPQCGFSATASGILNSLVDDGYATFNVLEDNEVREAIKSYSDWPTIPQLYIDRELVGGSDIVSQMFNSGELHQMLGKEPPDRTPPELHISEKAAEAIRQGMESQPGADLHFKIDEYWRCQFSLEPASGDEIRSEAGGITFHMDINTAQRAKGAKIDFEDTMQGTGLTIDLPEAPPPVLALSVTDLKALVDAGNAPTVYDVRPASEQEQVSLPFTTALTREEMQTINALPKDTPIAFLCHHGRSSAGTAEHFRKQGFTKVYNVTGGIDAWSKEVDSAVPTY
- a CDS encoding sigma 54-interacting transcriptional regulator — its product is MKKQGFASWMFQHAPLMAVTTDREGRVINASAALAQRLDYRVEALIGRRVETLLKPESRRRVLTELRPQLHRSGTLKDVHVTLERRGGRGVPVAVASVTRRWPDGRFRQVFSVFAEIGDQAALHERFLRLYRASPTMLHTFDDNWRIVEVSNQWLSRLGYQRREVIGKPLHDFYTEDTVRDLNEGRLKLLVELDEYTNVPRQMKHRDGRVIEVLSSAAIDRDESGAPLQVLVASKDMTERNESRRRLEKALEENARLRTQLEQERDYLREEAHVAMNFGQIVGSSPALSRLLHGIEAVARTPAAVLITGESGTGKELVAHAIHRRSDRAEQPLVKVNCASVPKELFESEFFGHVKGAFTGAHRDRTGRFQLADQGTLFLDELGEIPLELQAKLLRVLQDGEFQRVGEDTTQKVDVRILAATNNDLKQAVQQGRFREDLYYRLSVFPLEVPPLRDRLEDIPQLTSHFLQQIATDFGREPLTVKNADMQRLMSYPWPGNVRELRNVLERAVIVSRGRQLELNLPDATATPVRTEAPRPEEAPRYRTEAEMRELERANLVAALKAASWRVSGPAGAAKLLGIKPTTLNSRLRAMNVDVPALRRGRPAVAEPADTGPGGEGAEAP
- a CDS encoding TonB-dependent receptor codes for the protein MLSFPLLLFGALTQDPELPTIRVLAQRPDRLLDTPQAVTVLRSSQAEPGATHPNELFDAVPGTWVSRGSGQEHLTAIRSPVLTGAGACGAFLLLENGVPIRPPGICNVNNLFELHTEADAAVEVVRGPASVLYGSNALHGAINLQHPVPEATSPASVTLWLGSDDYERVDASWSGGASNHAVRADLTGASAGSFRDAEGYDQQKLSVNWRWSGRSVAVDSLLAASNLNQETAGFIFGNNAFADTELRRSNVNPEAFRDASSARLSSRVSFAAGPWDIQLTPFARYSSMTFLQHFLPGQPLEENGQHSFGLRGLARRELAAGTLTVGADVDWADTFLRQTQDGLTQGSEFLQETRPPGVHYRYDAKALTAAAFVQWTQRWRDWTVQAGLRGERSRYRYDNLALDGNTRDDGSACGFGGCLYNRPADRRDSFTDVAPRLSVQRALGDGQQLYLRVGRGFRAPQVTELYRLQRQQSVADLDSEKLTTAEAGYRHSSSRGYLALGAYYMSKRNFIFRDSAGFNVSDGRTRHLGLELETALRLGERWRLDGALTLARHRYGFSRNAGGGEVISAGNEIDTAPSWQAQVSLSGEVAGTQARLQWVGLDGYFLDAANSQRYGGHHLLHLNLQRELEGFSRRWQVQVRLQNLANRRYAERADFAFGNLRYFPGAGRTVLLGLTTSF